The Pocillopora verrucosa isolate sample1 chromosome 9, ASM3666991v2, whole genome shotgun sequence genome includes the window CTTGTCACGTTACCTGTTTCCTTATTTGGAcaataaataaagttgttgcCTTTTTACTGAGTGTGTAGTTCACATGTCATAACAAGGAGCTCTGCATCCCAAAACGTCTCTCTGAGGCGTCCGGTTTCCGAAAGGCGAGCATTCCATTCGTAACGTCATCATGTCTGCCTTGTTATTTACACCTAATTGATTCATTTCATGCACGGATAAATGTGAAACTATACTGGTgtgattttttccctttggaaGACTTCAATTAAATGACCTAACTTGTGTCGTTTGAGGATGCAGGCACTGacgactaaatacaggaatggctccgacctgtaattggatgatGAAAGTAGTAAAAGctaataagttatatcttaaatCCTTGCttgtgagtattgttaaccgcgtgtctcgaagcggaacaataaaatatcaatgcgagtgaaaacaccaATGTGTCAGACAGGAAATGGTTACTTGCGTAGTgaagggaaggcagcctttcttgctcagcgaggtcgttcagcgatattccagcgatgaaaaagtcatctgctgactagcaCCGCTTACTAAACTCgtttagtcagttcaggcggacgaccagagactaaagccattcctgtatttcaccgctggGATAGCTCTGACTCaaacattaattaatttttttcgataattttttaaacaatttttaaaaaaatttaaaactgaactaGTGAGCAGTGCTGTGCGAACAGTACAGCATAATAAGtataaaacttctttattctttgacgcgtttcgtctaactgtcgtaaacttcttcagggagttttacaagttaacaagtctatatttataagccattgttGACGGCTATtgcgggggccaatgaccataagggCTTGGCTGGACCTACGAGCAGGAATAAGCAAAGTTGtgataatttgaattttttttttttacgcaaGGTGAGAGATGTATTAAGGCAGCCACGGTTTTAGCTGGAAATTTTcacatttgaaaaattgaagaggCTTTTCACAGATGATGCCTGGAAAACAGTTGGCAAATGAGGTTAAGAAGGCCCGTGTAGTTTACAGAAAATATGATTTATGTTctactcattctttcttaaatttaagtggtataCATACCTTGTCTAAAAAAGTAGTGTGATACAATAGCAAACGAGATATACTCGTTTCAGTACAGCGTCATGTAatgaacagccttcattaattttagaacaagttttataAATCCATGGTTCGTACAACTtcagacaaataaaattcaagGACTTTTCAAGGACTTTTCAAGGACAAAAAATAGCTTTCAAGGACTAAGTTTTATTCGTCAATCTAAACTCCTTGACCACTTTTCATAACCAAATCACTCgacaaagtaatttacaattttcagaTAGTTCAGGCTTGGTTGACGAGACCATGGCATAAGTGTCTGTACTAACATTCTGTAAAACGACCAAAGTCACTGGCTATTTGACAGCTTCTACTAAGTCTAAATTACATAAGCAAAATAATAAATGCGTACGATACAGATAAGTACAGATCCAGCAGTACTGAAAGTCCTAAAAAAAGCATAACGTTTCAGCAGCCCTTTAGAGCTTCTAACTTTCCATTTAATTTGTCTTCAACTTCTTGTAATTGAAGAGTCTTCTCTTTGGCTGCCTTTCTAAGAGCATTGGGAAACCTTAACGAAGAGCGCGAGAAGTTTGGTTTgtttaagacaattttaaatGCCAGAAGGCAACGCAGGCGAATGCAACAGTCCATATTGAATACTGTTATTGCAAGGAGAGgattacttttgaaagttttttcatttattcttcttCTGGTTTCCCTTGACGAGAGCCAGTAAGTTACTATATTACGATCGTGCCGGCGTTTCCAAAGGAACCTTGGCTGGTGGAacacagtttggagcacctATAGTGAAAAACGATTTAAACAAACTTTATGAGTTTCAAGGGGAACGTTTCAGTTCATTCTTAACCAAATTAGACATGACTTAGAGCGTGATGTAGTTTGTGAAGATCCCCATCGCCCAGAATTCAGCGACATATCCGGGACTTTCATTGAGACGctggcgctaaatttaaaagctaattagaaaatgattgtcaaacaataaaggaaaagggcTGAAAATGTCGAGGAAGGCTTACGTTCTCTTCGTTTACggataaactacttttcaaatgctacttttaccatatggcttttaaagaagaaagttcaattgaatagtgtatcattctcactttgttcttgcgctttcagaagaggtcgcaaatttgccttgaaaattgacTATGTTAGCATCCTGCTTGTATGAGAAGTCGATCTCAGCGCACTTTCAGGCGTAATTTATCTTCACTCAATtgctagatttctcttttaccatatggttatttttatttgacattctaGAAAGCGTCATAGAAATTTTCAAGGGATTCCAAACTTTGGAAGTAGTCGCAAAACGCgaatttcgaaaacgtttgCTAAGCATCGTAGTGTTCTatccaaatttgtcctttggagACCCCCACGAGAATACAAGTGACCTATTTTAAACTTCCCGCGAGAATATCAAGGTATGTTAAGCTCCGCCTCCGCAAACAATCGCGCACACGCCGCCTAATTAGTATTGAAATTGAGGTGGTAACTAGACAATGCTTAAAAAACTGTTAAAGCTTTTAAGATATGATCGCTGAGATCGCTGCAGAAATATTCAGCAATCGTTACTATCATATGGAAACCACACTCCTATTATTGTCGCAAGATAGACTCTAGTTCTATCTCACGATCGTCGCACTCACAAGCCGGTTGTCGGAAGCATCGCTCATATTTTTCTCTACCGATTGAAGCGATTTTAACGAAGTAGATTcttcatgatactttttttctaaatttttcttttttctattttctattttcatgatactaATTTGTATAATTCCGATAACATTTTGACCAACGGGAGTCTGTCAGTCCATATAAGAATTCGCTGCAAACGAATTTGCTAAACGCTTTGTTAAGAGCGTGgctattgttaattattgctattgttcactttatgtcaccttgggatttactttacgcatccaaccgtttgattgacagcagctgaaatctgcaaagagaCTCATGTATTCCCAAAGCTTTACctgctgaccaatcacaaccgacTAGTTCaggatatgcaaattattatgctgCCCGCTGATTAAATGGGCACTGCAAGTACatgtcgcgaaagacaatagcattctgggcGATGCATTCCTCCGCATATGAGGTTGGCCATTTGTCTCTATCGTCTTGGACGCGGGGACTATTATTTTACAATAGCAGAAATGTTTGGAGTAGGTGTGTCCACTGTTGCAACCATAACTGAAGATGTGTGTGAGGTCATTATAAACAACCATTGGAATGACAGTGTCGTTAACCATTTTCCCAAGAATGAACAAGCTTTTAGAGAAAAGATGCTTGATATGGAACAGATGTGGCAGTTCCCTTGCTGTTGGTCAGCGATTGACGGATGTCACATCTCTATCAAATGTCCTCCGGGAGGTTTAGAGTCATCTAAAGAGtaccacaattttaaaaacttttactCTATTGTGCTAATGGGGATGGTCGATGCCAAGTACAGGTTTGTATGGGCAAGTTGTGGGTATCCTGGCAATTCACACGACTCAATCATCATGCAATCAACTACGTTATGGCAAGAAATAGCACAGGGTAAAATTCTTCCAGGGATTGCTAAAAATGTTGGCGGGGTTGATGTACCTCCTTTAATAGTTAGTGATTCAGCTTTTCCCTTTCAGACCTGGCTGATGAAACCATATACCAATGCGGTCCTtactgaaaaacagaaatactTTAACAACCGCCTAAGTAGAGCAAGGATGGTGAGTGAGGGGGCGTACGGTCAGCTCAAGGGGCGATGGCGAGTTCTATTTCGAAGGAATGAATGTAGTCAGAAGAATGTGCGAACTGTAACGATGGCTTGTATTGTACTACACAACATATGCATAAATCATGGGGACTCAATGTCAAGAAAAATGGATTTAACAATTGATCCTGCGACTGGAGAGAGAAGAGACAGGGAAGTCATAAGAAACCTGTTGCAAATGGTTCGAAGTCCACCAGTTCGAGATTCATGTCACCAAGCCACTTTAATTCGTAACtgtctatctgataagtttttgAGAGAGAAAGAAGGGCATGGGGTCTGTTGAATAGTCCCCTCTTTGTCAAATTCACTTTGGGATTAATACAGTGAGATACGTTGGACATGTTGTGTTGTCATAATAGTTTAGGAATTGGAGGTGAACTGGTGCATaatcaacaagaaaacatgATTTGTCTTGATATTTTCACTTGTTATGATACCAGTTCATAATTACTCATGCTAgctggtttcatttttttttcatgttatggTGTTAGCTCAAGTGTCTAAAAATTGTAGATTAGCGTAGAGTCACTTTCCTTATtctttaagaatttgttcatgcttagcgtgcgtatatcgggttatggatgcacgcgggaagttttgAGAGCACggaaaatgcgtaagagtagctcgaggcgcagccgagagcaactctagctttttgagtgcaCTCCAAACTTCttaagtgcatccataacttgatatacgcacagctaaatgcatgagcaaattcttttataacagagcgacaacaaggatctgcgaGAAGAAGCCTTTTACTGTGATATAGTGCGAAATTCCCCagattgaacaaatttaaaaacaacaataaaaagggaaattttacctttatatGTTGTTAATGACCAATTGGTGACTTTTTTTGTTCCCATTGAatgtctttcggccaaaatttgctaCAACTGGTCTtccgacaaatttgcgaaacgtgcaacttgcgagtttttttcggctttatttttgttgcttgttggatcaggacctaaaaggtcaagGCCGATAGAAAAATTTGGtagttcttcgctggtttcttccatatttctaagagaaggaaaactgcactgcagcctaacaggacggaaactctgaatccaggtaaaaaaaaaaagctcacgtcatcttatttacgcaccggcgtgcgtaaataaaaattttgttcatagcggctcaataggacttctacagggcaagcacgcgcgctatgttataataatgtttccttttgctACAGAGTCTATTGTCACATACCTCACGAAATTTTCAATTGGCTATAACAATGGCTGAGTTGCTTGTtaaaaaagatgttttgttttcttttccactgaatgtatttgatgtttgttatgttgttgatgaaaaaataagaaCCATTTTCCCTTTGAAATGAACTGGATGTAAATTGTCTGTTTATTCCTTCATAATGCACCATTTTGTCACAAAGAAACGCAACGGTTCAATCATGAGATTGACtgtactttaaaatttaaagtgTGAAAGTTCTAACCAAGAGAAGCAgcaagttttaaaaattcaaaaagttatAAACTTGAACTGTGGTACTAGTTAAATTGAGTACAAACATTAATCATCCCTCACATTGATGATCATGGATAAAGTCAGGAAATATACAAGAAAGATCAACATTAATGTCCACTCTGTTCCACATTAATCTACAACTGGTGATACCTTTTCCCTTCACTCTCTGAGAACTGGCACTGTCGAGGTTCCTTGTAGAATAAATCTCGAGCTGTGTATGCAAATGAACTGGGGCTTCTTTCTGGGGAAATCATAGAGGATGAACCTGCACAATGACTAGATCCTGCAAATGGGCTGGGGCTTCTTCCTAGGAAAATGATAGAGGATGAACCTGCAGAATAACTAACTGCGGGCTGCCTTTGTGACATGAAGAGTTCCATTAACTTTAATTCATGCTCACGAGCTCGCtgattttcctctttgaaaaaatgcatCAGCTGTGTTGTTGGGTCATTATTAACCACTTTTTCAAAAAGCTCCACAGCAGTGGACAAAGCGCTAGAAGAGTTCTGAGATTTGACTTTCTTTCTTCTACCCTTCCTTATAGGCACAAATTGTTTCTTGTCAGAGTCGTCACCTTGGTCAAGACCGTCACTTGATTGCTCATCAGTAGGGGTTCTGCTATCTGATGCTCTTTTCACTGGCTCCCCGTCCGACAACTGCAGTGATGAAGAAGACTCTACTGCCATGTCAGGGTTACGTGAATCCCTTGTTTGGACCAGTGGAAATAGTTGATTAAACCAGGCTTCCAGCTACTTTTCATCTTGAACCCTTTTTACGCCCGTCGAGGTCTTGACAGTCAATGCAATTTTTTTGCACTCAGATATGCATTTCTTAAACTTGTTCCTGAGCTGATCTACGCTAAACGGGAAGCTACCATCTTCATATCTCTGGCCCAAATCTTTGAGCACATTAGCATATATTTCTGCGTTCTTCGAATTTTTCGTGTTCGTGAAAATCAACTTCTTCTCGCTACTACATATCACATATACTAAATCATTGACATGTCGCTCTTCCCATACGCTTCTCCGTCCCTTTCGCTTCTTTTTCCTCGAGCTGCACACCTCACTCTGTTCACTGACTCCTGTGTCGGATTCGTTTGAATCAGTCTCTTTGTCGTTATCTGGAGAATAGCTGTCGAATGATGCAGGTgaacatctttttaaaaaagttcgGGAAACGTTGGCGGAGCTATTGTCACCGTCGGATTCCTCTTCTCTCAAGCTTTCGGGCAAAACGGGTAGATTTTTGCGCCACGACGCGccatttgtcttttttaattAGTGCGCATGCGTAATAGTATGCAAATAATGCAAAATacgttaaattaatttatgaattgaGTTCGGCGCGACAGTAGCACAACGTTTAAAATCAagtcgtgctactgccgtgcggCACGGCAAGGCCTGCCGCGCTAAGTAGTCGTGCCGAACCTAATTCAGCCGTGCCGCGCTTAATGGTTTCAAACggcgtgctactgccgtgcttAAATCgaaattactatttcatttgagttcggcacggcagtagcacgacgtTTAGAACAGGCctaagtgtattatttgtttgggaaattgcgtaaaaactttttactcaagaaatggtaagtattaatttattgttcgattgtagtattataaaacattttacgcaattttatgcagatatttcacgtatttaaaaggtgcccagatgttacgtagttttggtggatgtcattagggaacatccaccaaaactttgaccaaaaccatcaacaatatatttttttaaattttatctatagccactgttagatgttcagagagacaaaagatttataccactaattagcagttagtgctctggctaattattttttatggtgcacaattgttgaccgaccaaacgttcgtaatgattatcataactcttaacacatagaataataaagtggttttggtggatgtttctctccatccaccaaaaccaccatagcaatttctgctacttccttacagaagactgatgtgacctgctatttggagtacataaccacaatctatttctttgtatgtagagatattttgcaaagttcttgagtcagcaccttttactattgaaaccataatcataacatggtgcacaatatagaatacaaaaggttctggtgtggtaatcatgtaatcttgaaacaggagagtttttaactgacttaaactgatttaaacagacatttgcaacaaaattccaggtccagaaatttcttccactatttccactaaaatcataacctttaagtacaacaaatcagcctattagtaattgttatcaggggtctgaaaatcctataaatctttcacatttatttcaagtaacctttaatttcacatggatgaataagtatacactcaagatgcagaatgtcttacattttacaaactatttccctttttatggatagacagtgaaaggcctttgccacattggtgaatcaaaccattgtatactatgcattttgtgataattgtttgtttttgctcacaatatccagaaaaatggaggggatcAATTTgaatagcaaattctattaatggttaaaattaaagaacaatggaagatcaaattaactttgtactgtttaaaattcagttttggtttcttccttattccagcctcttaatattcaaagcattccttgtcatttttgtgttcttctgtgtacataacttgaaaaataaacacagagaaaggaaaccacaaaggattaaacttgaagctaaagcaaagtttaagttgagccatagctgatccaaatactgagcactttgtattgtaacccatttagcagtaaagtttatctatatgtctgccagcttgtcacaagtcttacccctctctttcaaaagtctctataaataaatttttctttgtggtccctaattgatgataagtatattacagctcctcaattttcctctctcaagacaaggttactctaaatttaacaaagtaatggacttgataaaactcaaactataactcagctggctgctacttggAACCTTAATTTCTAGACATCtgtatacaataatcaatatgttataaacaagaaccctaatgcttaattttgcagtgatcaccttcctccttttcatttgcagaccagactggaacctctataggtgtgtttgcttgttttgaatggggatggaagaaaaggagtcatgccgcatatctgatttattaaatcgcatttgttctgtttatacatgagtagaactaccttgttctctgaaaaaaaaaaatttctcacatttttatctgtgctttgcagtcaaaacttccttgtgtcttggacaagaaatcttattttcttgaaaacaaaatctttgtttccgggcttctgtaataggtaaatataacagtgtaagatgagtgacagtgtatttctcaagttattttttggaatgtgacaaaacggaagtgtcatagcgtgataaggagcaaacatatgattgcttgataaaaagcaaaaaatgcagaattgcatatattttctcctttgtcagcagcatatgttagtgaaaagttcttataattgttaacttctaaaccatcttcaatttagccaagattgaactgttatcatgtttgtcataaaagtattctgagatcaatgtcataaCATGGTTCGTACGCTTTTGACTTTCTGACATTCCATGACTTTCCATGACTTTTTCCATGACCTTTTCCGATTTTCCATGACCCAAttgttcaaattatttttctcaatatATACTTACAGTACCATCAATTCGTTTTTTCCTTGCATGTTAACCAAATTGTAGAAAAGAAGAAGATGCTAAGACCAGTTAAATTCATACGTATAACACGGAATCTTTATTTCCGTGCAACAAAATGACACAAGTGCAACAACACGACGTAAACAGATACTTTTTTACTAAACTTTACAGTCCAGAACTATATCTTTTAAATTTCCTAAGATAAACTTTACAGTCCAGAActatatcttttaaaatttccttatAAAACTGTACAGTCCAGAACTATATCTATTAAAATTTCCTAACAAAATCTATACAATGCAGACTTAATTTCCTAACAAAATCTGTACAATCCAGAActatatcttttaaaatttcgtaACAAAAACTGTATAATCCAGACTTAATTTCCTAACAAAACCTGTACAGCCCAGAACTATAAAATCTTAATTTCCTTACAATACAGTCATTGTTTCAGTGTTCACAATTGCAGTATGAGGTTTCAGTTTTCATCTAcaatatagaaaaatatatgaGTGCATCCTTGTATGAACAAATCTATTTGTTCAATGGTTAAATGCTTGCAATTCTGGTAAATAACTTCAAGAAAGCAGTACTTTTGGACAGGTTGTCACTCGGACTTATTTATCACACTCTTCCAATTCCTTGTTTAAGTTTTCTAGTTCTATCTTCTTCTCCTTTGCTGCATTTCTGAGTGCATTTGATTCGGTTAACAAGACGAGCTGCCTCTTCACCTCAGCCTCTTTAGCTAATTTGTCAGCATCAAACTGTAAGGTGGTGATCTCTGTTTCaagtctcttctttttcttctggaaaTCAGCTTTTGCTTCATCCACAGATTTTCGTTTGTGGCTTTTGGCAACATTTTTCGCAAGCTGTCGCTGCTCTTCAAGATGGGCGTGATACCGCTGTCTTCCTGCTTTAGCAGAGGTAAGAAGCTCGTTCGAAATGACCAATTTATGAAATCCATCAATACTCAATATGTGGTCATGAATGGTGCGTTGGGCAACGAAAGTGGTCTCCTTCATATTCTCAATCATTAGCTGTCGGTTAACGGAAAATCCCCTTTCTACACTTGCTTGCCCATGTGAGAGACACAAGAGGAATTTCACAACGTCCCACAGTTTGGAAAGTGAACCGACAAGACCAATGTGTTTTTGGAGAAATGCATCCAATCTCTGATCTGTAAAGTCAAAGTCTTCAAACTCAGACTTGTGCACCTGTGTAGCCCGTTCCGTAAATTCACTGTACTGTGACAACAAAATGTCACAATCATGAATATCAACCCTCTTGCATTCTACCAATTTCTTGAGGACAATCTTGAACCTCGCACAGCTTGCTTCTTTCTCTGTCACAATATGAATCGGATCCAAACAGCACAGGTTCCTGGCAAGGGAATAGGCAATTGGGGTCTTCTCAATAAGTTTTCCAACTGTAGCTGTAAGGAACGACTGGAATTCCTTCCTAAATTCATATGTCTGACGATCACTGATTTTCTTGGCTGCTTGCAATTCTTTCAGCTTCGTGGCAGCAACAAAACCAACATCCAACTTCTCCACGTCAAGGCAATTCTCCCTCTTCTTGAAGTCAATCTTCAGAAGCTTTACTGCAGAGCTGGCACCCTGGAGTACATCAGCTTTGACGAACCTTTTCATGAGACCACGAATCACCTTCTCTAGACTGCTGGCCACAAATGGTAGAAGAGGGCTGTCGCTTTGGAACTGTACCAGAAATGGTTGCAGCTGTTTAGCCACTGACTCAAAAGCAGCAAATTTGAGAGGCATTAGTGGATCTTGGGTTGAATCTCTTATCGTCTTGTAGGACTTTGAAGTTGGCACACTATATTTGCTGCTACGTTGCACCGTTGTCACATAGAAAGTGACTTCTTTCCATATTTCCTGGGCCCGTACTACAACTGGCAGGTTCTCCAGCCATCTGTGCTTGCAGTACTTAATTGGAAATACAACACTGCTGGTTATTTCTGTGTAATCCTCTCTTCGTGCTGGTGAATCCACAAATAACCAATGAAGAGAAGACAGAACTTCCTGAATGCTCCAAGTAGATGCCTTTGATCCAGCTTTGAAAGCATTGTGTACAATGTGAAGTCCACAAGAGCCTACGTTAACTAAGATGGGTGCGTTTTCGTCAACCTCAGAGATCAGTTCCTGGAATAGCTCATGCAGTTTCCAATTCACGTTAGGCCCGTCCATTGACAACTGCAATATGTTGGACTTCTGAATCTTGATACTATCAAGGTAGCTAACGATCTTTTCCAAAAGGTCGTCGGCTGTAGCATGTCCCAGAAATACAGAGGTTAGGTACCTTGTCTGCACTCTGGAGTTCTTTGCATCCCAAAACCTAACATGCAGATCCATCTGCTTGGTTTGGGTAACTTTATTGTGCGATTcatcaaaaagtaaaacaaacaattcaagTTTTGTGACTTCATCCGTAAGCTTACGTTGGAAATAGGGTGCTATGCCAAAACAAGCTAAGTAAGCACATTTTTTCTCGCCACAGGAAAACTTGCTGGCTATCTGGCTGTCCGGAAACATACGTTTAAATAGTTCTGGAATGTCCTCACAGCTCTTGTAACTATAGTGAGACAAGATTACTTTCAGTGCCCACAAAACTTCTGCAGCAAGTGTCTCATTTGAAGCCACATAATTTCTTATATCACCGGCACCGGAAGAACATGGCTGTTCAGAGCGTCCTACTTCATGTGAACCACGCTGGCTTCCAACAGCAGGTAAAAAGTTTCTGAGGCTGGCATTGCTACTCTCgtctaaaatcaaattaaaaaatgtttgtttatgaATATCGTCAAAAATGAGCCCTAATTAAATGAATTTACTGTCACAGAAATCCTGGAATctcaaaatttcacaatagcCTCATCGAAATTGCAATCCACTTATAAAAATAAACCATATTTTACAGGCGCCACAACAGAACTGAAGGAGGGGGGGCTGAAGCCATAATTAATCCCAATGCTGAGCCACAAatgtcaaggaaaaataaaaactcactTTTAGTGTATTAGTGTTGTATCGCATAGTATTAACTATTGTATAAATTTtgtattaataaataaagatgcgctaaataaaaaaatatgaaatggccGTTTTGCTAGTCCCTCATAATACATTAACTTTATATCTGAAATTTAATATACCTCCGAGTTTAGTCCCAC containing:
- the LOC136283579 gene encoding uncharacterized protein, giving the protein MEQMWQFPCCWSAIDGCHISIKCPPGGLESSKEYHNFKNFYSIVLMGMVDAKYRFVWASCGYPGNSHDSIIMQSTTLWQEIAQGKILPGIAKNVGGVDVPPLIVSDSAFPFQTWLMKPYTNAVLTEKQKYFNNRLSRARMVSEGAYGQLKGRWRVLFRRNECSQKNVRTVTMACIVLHNICINHGDSMSRKMDLTIDPATGERRDREVIRNLLQMVRSPPVRDSCHQATLIRNCLSDKFLREKEGHGVC
- the LOC131800280 gene encoding uncharacterized protein, with amino-acid sequence MPGKCKFQDAWLSNPQYNKWIERGSSSSEAKCKACKKTFAVQNMGEAAVKSHMKSKKHVDAVKDESSNASLRNFLPAVGSQRGSHEVGRSEQPCSSGAGDIRNYVASNETLAAEVLWALKVILSHYSYKSCEDIPELFKRMFPDSQIASKFSCGEKKCAYLACFGIAPYFQRKLTDEVTKLELFVLLFDESHNKVTQTKQMDLHVRFWDAKNSRVQTRYLTSVFLGHATADDLLEKIVSYLDSIKIQKSNILQLSMDGPNVNWKLHELFQELISEVDENAPILVNVGSCGLHIVHNAFKAGSKASTWSIQEVLSSLHWLFVDSPARREDYTEITSSVVFPIKYCKHRWLENLPVVVRAQEIWKEVTFYVTTVQRSSKYSVPTSKSYKTIRDSTQDPLMPLKFAAFESVAKQLQPFLVQFQSDSPLLPFVASSLEKVIRGLMKRFVKADVLQGASSAVKLLKIDFKKRENCLDVEKLDVGFVAATKLKELQAAKKISDRQTYEFRKEFQSFLTATVGKLIEKTPIAYSLARNLCCLDPIHIVTEKEASCARFKIVLKKLVECKRVDIHDCDILLSQYSEFTERATQVHKSEFEDFDFTDQRLDAFLQKHIGLVGSLSKLWDVVKFLLCLSHGQASVERGFSVNRQLMIENMKETTFVAQRTIHDHILSIDGFHKLVISNELLTSAKAGRQRYHAHLEEQRQLAKNVAKSHKRKSVDEAKADFQKKKKRLETEITTLQFDADKLAKEAEVKRQLVLLTESNALRNAAKEKKIELENLNKELEECDK